In one window of Pseudooceanicola aestuarii DNA:
- a CDS encoding lytic murein transglycosylase, giving the protein MFPVKFLRRPALTALITLMPALPVQAAPCGNTAQGFEAWKPAFAAEAAAAGVGQRGLQALKSVRYSQGTIAADRRQTGVRYSLEDFLRIRGVDAIVRIGRQRKGRNPGFYTALERGYGVPAGVLLAIHGMESGFGSGFGKYHVLSSNATVAYDCRRSEFFSGHLIAALKLVDRGWLDAGAIGAAHGEIGHTQFLAGNVLKYGADGNGDGRVNLYDEADALASTANFLRRKGWRPGQPYGEGTRNFKVLNEWNAATVYQKAIAIAGQRIDE; this is encoded by the coding sequence ATGTTCCCTGTCAAGTTCCTGCGCCGCCCGGCCCTGACCGCCCTGATCACCCTGATGCCCGCGCTTCCCGTGCAGGCGGCACCCTGCGGTAACACTGCTCAGGGCTTCGAGGCCTGGAAACCCGCCTTCGCCGCCGAAGCCGCCGCAGCCGGGGTCGGCCAGCGCGGGTTGCAGGCACTGAAATCGGTGCGCTACAGCCAGGGCACCATCGCCGCCGACCGGCGTCAGACCGGCGTGCGCTATTCGCTGGAGGATTTCCTGCGCATCCGGGGCGTCGATGCGATCGTGCGCATCGGCCGCCAGCGCAAGGGGCGCAACCCCGGTTTCTACACGGCGCTGGAACGCGGCTACGGCGTGCCCGCCGGTGTTCTGCTGGCCATTCACGGCATGGAAAGCGGCTTTGGCTCCGGCTTCGGCAAGTACCATGTGCTCAGCTCCAACGCGACGGTGGCCTATGATTGCCGCCGGTCGGAGTTCTTCTCAGGACACCTGATCGCGGCGCTGAAACTGGTGGATCGCGGCTGGTTGGACGCCGGGGCTATCGGTGCCGCACATGGAGAAATCGGGCATACCCAGTTCCTGGCCGGGAACGTTCTGAAATACGGGGCGGACGGCAATGGCGATGGTCGCGTGAACCTCTATGACGAGGCCGATGCCCTCGCCTCCACCGCCAATTTCCTGCGCCGGAAAGGCTGGCGGCCCGGTCAGCCATATGGCGAGGGCACGCGCAATTTCAAAGTGTTGAACGAGTGGAACGCCGCCACGGTCTACCAGAAGGCCATCGCGATCGCAGGCCAGCGCATCGACGAGTAA
- the prfB gene encoding peptide chain release factor 2 encodes MRADAQNTVADIEKSLELLRQRMDWETAQHRLEEFNARVEDPNLWDDPAKAQALMKDRQALVDAIAVHDALQQELSDNVELIELGEMEDDAEVVAEAEEALKSLKARAGEKELEALLNGEADSNDTFLEINAGAGGTEACDWAQMLQRMYVRWAEKRGYKVELQSEEQGAEAGIKSCAYKISGHNAYGWLKSESGVHRLVRISPFGKGTRETSFASVWVYPVVDDNIEIEVNPADIRVDTYRSSGAGGQHVNTTDSAVRITHHPTGIVVTSSEKSQHQNRDIAMKALKSRLYQMELDKRNAAINEAHENKGSAGWGNQIRSYVLQPYQMVKDLRTNYETSDTQGVLDGALDGFMAETLAMDVSGKSRAEAAGED; translated from the coding sequence ATGCGCGCCGACGCCCAGAACACCGTAGCCGACATCGAAAAATCGCTGGAACTGTTGCGCCAGCGGATGGATTGGGAAACGGCCCAGCACCGGCTGGAGGAATTCAACGCCCGTGTCGAGGATCCCAATCTCTGGGACGATCCGGCCAAGGCGCAGGCCCTGATGAAGGATCGGCAGGCGCTGGTGGATGCCATCGCCGTGCACGACGCCCTGCAACAGGAGCTGTCGGACAATGTCGAGCTGATCGAACTGGGAGAGATGGAAGACGACGCCGAAGTGGTGGCAGAGGCCGAAGAGGCGCTGAAATCGTTGAAGGCCCGCGCCGGCGAAAAGGAACTGGAGGCGCTGCTGAACGGGGAGGCCGACAGCAACGACACCTTCCTGGAGATCAACGCAGGCGCCGGCGGGACCGAGGCCTGCGATTGGGCGCAGATGCTGCAACGGATGTATGTCCGTTGGGCCGAAAAACGCGGCTACAAGGTCGAACTGCAATCCGAGGAACAGGGCGCCGAGGCCGGGATCAAGTCCTGCGCCTACAAGATTTCCGGCCACAACGCCTATGGCTGGCTGAAATCCGAAAGCGGCGTGCACAGGCTGGTCCGGATTTCCCCCTTCGGGAAGGGCACGCGGGAAACCTCCTTTGCCTCGGTCTGGGTGTACCCTGTGGTGGACGACAATATCGAGATCGAGGTGAACCCCGCCGACATCCGCGTCGATACCTACCGGTCATCCGGGGCGGGCGGGCAGCACGTCAACACCACGGATTCGGCGGTGCGGATCACCCACCATCCCACCGGGATCGTTGTGACCTCTTCGGAGAAATCGCAGCACCAGAACCGCGACATCGCCATGAAGGCGCTGAAATCGCGCCTTTACCAGATGGAGTTGGACAAGCGGAACGCAGCCATCAACGAGGCGCATGAGAACAAGGGCAGCGCTGGCTGGGGCAACCAGATCCGATCCTACGTGCTGCAACCTTATCAGATGGTGAAGGATCTGCGGACCAATTACGAAACCTCGGACACGCAGGGCGTACTGGATGGCGCGCTGGACGGGTTCATGGCGGAAACGCTGGCCATGGATGTCTCCGGCAAGAGCCGCGCGGAGGCGGCGGGAGAGGACTGA